The window TTGAATATTGCAGTGCCACACAATGCATGGGCACAGTGACAGTAGGTTTGCTGTCTCTCTAAATAGGCCCATAAGCTACAGAGAAAGCCCATGCAAGAGCTTTAAAGGGAGGTGCACAAATGAAGCTATTGTTCTCTGTACTTTtctctttctatattttttgtctACTAGGAAGAGCATGACTTTGAGACAGAAAATTGTCTGTATTGTTTCTACAGTAAAATATGAAAGCAGTGAAATTTGTCAACTTCCTCCCACTTAGTGTCTCCCAGGAATAGAGACACTTGACTGATGTTTTAGATTGTCTAAAAAATATACTTCTTCTTTTAATATTATCCTTTATCTCTTCTAAGGATATGAGGAACCTACGGCTGGCCTACAAACAGGAAGAGCAGAGCAAGCTAGAAATATTTGAAAATCTTATAAAGCATGCATTTCCAGTTTCTAATAGACTGGTAAGCAACTGaactttttatacatattttatatatatatatatatatatatatatgatctacCTGATCGAAAATTTTTAAAAGCCGACTTtagtggaactttatttccattttaaccTACTGAGTGCCAATGATATGTCCCTCCCTTCaggtaaagctttttttcttaacagCTTGCTCCTGGCATTTaggtaaaagttaaaaagttaaaaagctatAAAGATGGACCTGCCACCTTGTTTTACATGATGTTTGCttgcatttttgtaaaagaaagaaggTTGGGAGAAATTTAtaggttttaaaattttttcatttgtaaaatgttttgtgtataccCAATGAGAAGATTCTAAACTGGCGTTTTAACCTTTCTCAATGTGATCcaaatcctggaaaaaaaaaaaaacttctgtcttCAACTTTGACAATACTGACATAAAAAGAAGGTGATATCATGAGCAAAATTCCgtaaaatgtgaaatacataaCTGAAGTGatatcatttttctttgtaatgtctGTAGAACATACAAACAACAATAGTGTATGTGTCTTTTgagaaaacattattacaaaaggTTAATTTTTCATTTGCTTGGAACATGATGTGTCAATGAACCCTTGAGATTCTTAGTTTACATAAGcatatgtatttttcataacAGGATCTGAAAGTCTAAAAAGTGACAGAATTACTTAGCTCGAGCCACTGCTGATTTCTGCCAGGAATACTTTATAATTGTGTTGGGAGCTGACTTAGATCCCTGTGATGACTCTATTTCTTTACACACTGACAAAAGTATTCACTCACAGATATAAAGACATTTCTGGTTCctggaaaattataaaaattatgaatacatttttaatctgCCAGGGTTACATGTTTCCAATCTGTTGTTGCTTATTACTCAAGCTTTAACATAATGTCAGGCTATTACTTGTGAGCCCTGGAAGGATCCTTGATAGATTACAGGCATTCTTCCAGTGCTGGTGATTCTCCTGGCAAACTGTTTGCATACAGAATCCTATAGTGTTGTTTTAGAATAATTATAGGAAATTAAAATTTTTGGGGGTTATCACCAGAGCGGTAAAGTGAGGGGAATCCTCATATTAGAACACACTTTCCATGACGACTATCTAAGATTCAAACTTCCATTCACTCCAGAGAGATTTTATCATATTTTCTGTTACGTCTTTCGAAAAGAAAGTAAGAGTAATTCTCTCTATTGTTTCAGATGGCAGAAAAATAACCAAACAGTAATTTGTAACGATTAAATGGGAGTCAAACAGTAGCGCAGAGATGAGTGACATCAGCACCCCAAGAAAACTCTCCTGAGCTATTAAAGTACAAGTTTACCTTTAGCTAAATCCCCTAGTTCCTATGCTGAAACCATGTGCATACTTGCTGCCTCCCACATCATGTTTTCACCCTGGTTGGCCAACTTTGTGTCAAATTGCCTGCACAGTGACTTCCCATTCACACAAATAGGATGATGCTCCAACAGTGCTTGTAAATTCCATTCAAGTCTAGGGGAGATTACTTCACAGATTTAGGGAACACCATTATAATTTTGGCTTTCTGTGATTTAGGCAGTATGAGAGGCCTACATTGTTGGATTCGTAAAGTGAGCACATGGCGTTTATTCCTACCATTGTCTGTATACTTAGAGGTTTGGACAAGTATTTAGAGTGTTGATAAAGGTCTATCTCCCTGACCGTTTGTTCTGAGATGGATGAAGTCCTATGTTCTCTATCATCGGTTTTATGCTCTAATTTATAAAAGTACATGAGCTTATATCTGAAAAAATCTAACCGCTTGGCCTACAGTGAGTGCAGGATCAGAGTTCCGGGGCTTCTGAATACAAACCCTTTTGTCTGCAACTAACAGCTTTGTGTGATatcaatttgttaaaaatataattccttcacttctgctgcttctttctttTAGCCTTTGTTTGCATTTAGTTACAAAGAAAAATTCTCTGTGGATGGCTGGAAAGTTTATGATCCAACATCAGAATACAAAAGACAGGTATAGTAAAAcatatcaaacaatatttttttttttttttttgcagctataTCTCTGATTTAAGGTTCTACTTATATATATAACTTGTAGCATGACACACACAATAAACCGACACACAAAATACTCTTGATAAGCATTATCTTACAAAGATGTACAGAATCaggaaaactattttaattattagTCAGTGGTTGTAGAATAGTGTTCCCCCAGCAAATGTTTGACACCTATATAAATGAgcatgatccaaagcatatcatttccttttttttacctgccaaataataggaagaaggaacatttttaatttttataataactgATAAAATGTAACTAATTACCTTCATTGGTTTTATTGGGAGATGTGGATCAGATGAGGAGAGACCTTGTTGTAGAATAGGGTCAGAAGCTATTGATAAGAATGTGTGTTCTTTCAATAAAGTACAATGTCTTACAGAGAAGGACTGAAACTGGTAATACACCTGTAGAATATAAACATAATACCATTTCCTCTGTGTACTGCagaatgtaaatttgtattatatGATAATTGGTTTTCAGCACATATTTTGATAACAGTTATCTCTTGGTATTTAAGTCTGGACCTTTTATCTAAGGGTTATCTCCTAGAATGTAACATTATCTATAGTTAGTAAACATCGTGTGAAAAGTTAATTAGAACTGCTAAATATTCTGTTCTATTTGTTTCACTTCTTGTACAGGGCTTGCCCAATGAGAGCTGGAAAATCACCAAGATTAACAGCAACTATGAGCTATGTGACACATATCCAGCTGTCTTTGTGGTACCTACAAGTGTAGCAGATGATGACTTAGCCAGAGTGGCAGCTTTTAGAGCTAAAGGACGTATTCCGGTAAGCTGAGGTCTTGCAGATTATGTTTGATAATTAGAAGGGGGCATACTGGAGATGTCTAGCTGATGCACAGGAATATACAGTATCTGGGAGAAATAAATAGTTGCCGTGTGTGGGTTGAGGATTGTGTATGAGAAGTTCTGTGAAAGGTGTGTAGCAGTATCTCTGCCTTTCACGGTAATTCTGTTACAAAGTGGTAGAATCGCATTGCTTCCTTGTAAAGTTTCAGTGCTAGTAATACTCATTTATTCATGGGCAACTTGGTGactttcatagttttttttttttttttttctggtaggtGTTGTCTTGGATCCATCCAGAAAGTCAGGCTACAATAACTCGTTGTAGCCAGCCTTTAGTGGGGCCCAATGACAAGCGATGTAAGGAAGATGAAAAGTATTTACAGGCCATTATGGATGCCAACGCCCAGTCGCACAAACTTATAATCTTTGATGCCAGACAGAACAGTGTTGCTGATACTAACAAGGTAAGAtctgaaatgttttatatgctAAAATAAAGGGTTCTGTACTCTGGCTTAATAAATTGTTTAGGGATTAATTATAGCGGTAGATATGGACTTATTGCAAGATATGCTCAGTGTCATGTTTCAGTACTCGGCGTGAACATGAACAGAGGTGCACATATATGTACCACTGTGCCTATTGTGCTATGGAATTATTAAGCCCAGTTTATCATCACCTGAAGTGATAATAAATAGGGATACATACTTACAACCCTATACATGGGTCAATAATTATCTATGTTTATGACATTCCTCGCATGGAAGCCTCAAGCCAGTTGACACTAGCCTATAGGAACCATACAGTGTCTTGCATAATTGTTGACCCCCTTGGACGTAAGCTAAATGTGCTTACTAATAATTGTCACTTATTATTAATTGCTCAAATGCCAGTTCACTATGATGATTTAACTGTAAGGGTTTGTTTACATTGACGTTCTGTAAGACTTGATGGAACTTTTGAGCGTTTTAAACAAGCATGTGGTTTTTGTGTAAATCAAGTTAGAATTATGTTGAAAATGTGTTGGTTTAGTAGTACATATCATTCTCCATTTGTCTATTAAGTATTGCTGTATttggttttcatttattattaaatacagcaTACTAGCTGTCAATCACAATTAGACATATTAACATTGTAACATGTTGTATTCAGTTGAGtcattattaaatacaatgtttacgatatatatatgttattgatAGCTATTAACTTGAAATATTGGAGACTACACTAGTGTAGCGTACAtgcactgcaaatattttttttattttggcaccCAAAAACTgagctttttttgtaaaatataggtTAGCAATGGTGATTGTACCATAAGATGTCTGTGATAATGAACCCTTGTTGTGCTAAACATCTACATTTTGTAGATAAAGCTCTGATCTACTGGTCTGAGTAGTatattgtaaaatctttttaGGTACATAAAATATTTGGGTAGGTGGGGACGGGGTGTTTTCTGTTTATAAAGCCGTAAGTAGTAAATATCCCTTATATACTCATTATCTATAAGGAAGGTGGAATGCAGGCACTAAAGATCAAACttaacacaaaagaaataaaagattttagtgGAATTTTGTGgagtttttttgtgtgctttgaGTGAGCTAGGATGGCTTGTACAGACTAATCCTGtgtattttatgattatttttttcctcttttgtgcTTTCTGTACCACAGGCGAAAGGTGGAGGTTATGAAAGTGAGACTGCTTACCCCAATGCAGAACTTATATTCTTGGAAATCCACAACATTCATGTGATGAGAGAATCCCTGCGGAAGCTAAAAGAGATTGTTTATCCATCCATTGATGAGGCGCGCTGGCTAACAAACGTCGATGGAACTCATTGGCTTGAATACATACGGGTAAGATCTACGGGGAAACATTTTACTGATATTCAACTGCCCATTGACTTACAGAGGAGCATAGGCATCAAAAGAACTGGCTATACAATACCCACTCTGGTATAATAAGCTATATCTTAATTAAATCAAACAACAATCCTACAGGAAACCATATACACTCACTATTCATCTACCAGCTTATAGTAACCATCAAAAacacaatcacttttttttttgtcatgataGCACCGAGAGTTTGGAATAATTATACATTATAGGCACATTTTCGTAAACGCTCTTCTATACTGGATAGAcgatcatggaggaacctggattatccagcaaacctgtaatgaatttcttaATAATCAAAGTTTGGAATAtcaagaaagtaaaaatgtaaatgttttgacAAAAATGACTTTCTGGTGTACAATACAGTGGCAACAGTTTATTGTTACTTGCTGTAAACAGTTTGCTTTCTCTTTTGAATATTATCATCTAAAATAGACCTGTTTATTTCCAGATGCTCCTGGCTGGTGCAGTGAGGATTGCTGATAAACTTGAATCAAGTAAGACCTCTGTTGTAGTACATTGCAGCGATGGCTGGGATCGGACAGCACAGCTAACATCTCTGGCTATGCTAATGCTGGACAGCTACTACAGAACCATCAAAGGATTTGAGGTCCTAATTGAAAAAGAGTGGATAAGCTTTGGCCATAGATTCGCCATGGTGAGTAGGAAGTTCAGTTGTGTTGTCTGCTAGGATAATGTTCTCTGTTTGTATTCATGAGCATTAATGATAAAGGGTGCTGAAAGCTTATCTCTGGCCACAATGTATTCCTTTATACCCAACAGACCAGGGAAAGATTAAAGCCTCCCCTTTTCCCATCATTTTTGATAATTTGAGGCTTGCTTTATATGACGTGTATGAAAGTATTCTGAAAGTTTTGTAGCAAATGGACAAGTGTCATAATATCTTCCATGTTTTCCAGAGAGTGGGTCATGGGGATGACAATCATGCTGATGCTGACAGATCCCCGATCTTCCTTCAGTTTATTGACTGCGTATGGCAAATGACTAATCAGGTAAGTGTTTGGAATGAAAATGAGACACACATGTCTAGAGCTGACACTATAGGCACAATCCAGGTTCTAGGATTCCTAAATAAGACAAGTGATCAGGGTAATTGGATGGGGTAACTGTTTAGTGCACTGGTAATCAGATGGCCTAGTATGGTGATCATCAGAGGAGCAAAGTAAATAAAGGTTTTCCTTTATTAAAAGCAGTAATGTCAAATATTGTATTGGGGCAGTAAAGATCTAAATCTTATCAGTCAGTGAGGGGTAGAGACAAGGTAGATGAATGCCCCCAGACCTTGAAAGAGCAATTCCTCTTCTGATTTTAGCAGTTATTAGAGGGTTTATTCCccaccatttatttattaaaatgaccttAAACAATACCAGACATAAAGGTTTTAGGgtaatatttaattctgatgtaGCAATTGGTCTACTACCATTATCCTTGTTATCAGAACATGAAGTGAAGGGATACTTATTCTGCTGATAGCACACACACATTGCCAGTGCCAATcataaaaactttacaatatGGGAGATGACCTGTTTGATCACTGTTTTTAGTAACTAAGTACTTGTATGGGATCCTTCAGGAGGATTTTACTATCTTCTAGTTAGTTTACCGTGCATCTGTCTGTTCCTCTACAAGTTCAATTTAAAAGACTGACAAGtctaaaagcttttttgttttcttattttttgtattctagTTTCCTGCAGCATTTGAGTTTAATGAACTTTTCCTCATCACCATTCTTGACCATCTCTACAGCTGCTTGTTTGGAACATTTTTGCATAACAGTGAGCAACAGAGGGTGAAAGAGGTATGTATTAATCTCCATATACAGGCGATGGAGGGACCCTGGTATTAACCAAATCTGATGTTTGACGATTTACTGACTGAAAAATTTTGGTTCTTCATCTCTGCTTTTAAAAATCTGATTGCCCAGTTTTATAGGGACTAGTTCTGGAAATGGCGATCAGAATATGTACAGTGGCAAACAGTGCTTTATTGCCATGCTGTACTTACACAAACATTGCAGTCACtattttttgtgaatgaagtaacGTAGCACAATATTTATGACTGGTGTACTTGGCCTTAATCCTTACATTACAGCTGTGTGCAACGTATGGCAATTTCTTGCTATTCTTGCTAATGTAATTATAAgtgtgcagctctagaaaaagtCCCACTCAAGTATTAAGATCACCAGTTTATTCATGGTGATTACCTTTTGAATGGAGTGAACACAACAGTGCAATTGTTTGTGGAGAAATATAGGTTATGTACTGGTGATCAGCATGATTACAAGCTATATAAATGGGCCCCATAATGTTCATTGGTCATTCAGCAGTGAAAATGGGGCCTGCAAACCTATTTCATGCCCTCCATTTGTATAGAGAGGGGCATATAATGAATAAGTATAAACTTTCTTCTGTCCAACacctaaaaaagacataaaaccaCACTGTGATAATGCTCCCTTAGAAAATTAAACAATCCTGTATTGAGCCTCCACTCATGTAACTGCCTCCCGAACCTCTTACACACATGGACAGCAAAGAAATGTAATACACTATGGTGCACATCATATTAGCAGAGCCATGAAGAAATAGTATTTCTGTACAATGTGCACTGTAAGGTGCATAATCATATCTTCAATATCTATGGAAAGTGCAGATTGGACTCCTGACTTCCTAAATTTCTGATAGCTGGTGTTGTATTCCTGGGTACAACCTACTCTGGACAGCACTCTGTCTTAATGATAGATCTCCCCCTGTACCcaaatgtcaatgttttataGGGGTCCAAAGTGGCACTGATGCACTTTTTGTGTATCAGTTATATAGGATTACTGTTGGACTTATTTTAAGCGGCTGTTTCTAGTGCCATGTGACAGATCTGTCTATAATCATGTTTACACTACAGAATGAAATTCTGATGGACAGTAATCACACATCAAATCCCTTCAGGGTTCTTTAGTAGTCACCCACACAGAGAGGTACATGGACCTGGTGGGTGCCCAAAAGGCTCGTCCATGGTGGCTACTGATTTGGCTGTGGCCACAGAACCAGTGCCGAACTTGGGCTTTTGCATCTGACACAGAGCAGAGTTCTGCCATCCAAAGAGCCCCTCAGTTTCTTTAGTAGATGACTTTGCAGGAACCTGCTGTACTGCTGTACCCTTGCTGTGCACAGGCTGACTTCCTGTcttaaacttgattttttttcaaggcaaaggcaaaaaaaaccctggtacaatttgctccaacagggtaaaaaactccttcctgattccatgaggcaatcagatgttccctggatcaactgccTGTTGTCGTacttaaagctttaatacccagttatattctgtgcttctagaaaagctttcagctttttcctaaagcaatctatagtagttgctgaaactatatgaagccgattccacattttcacagatcttactgtgaagaatcccttccctatccggagcttaaacttcttttcctccagacgcaaaaagtgccctcttgtcctttgtaatgatctcaaagtgaataatcaggaagagagttctctatatggaccatttatatcgggtgatcatatccccctttaaagtCTGTTCTAAAGTGAGAGtaaaaatagctaatgactttgatataatagtaatctttttttttttattattattatttattttttattttaattaataaaaatataaaacgcAGTAGCATTGCTTTAGTGTTGAATGGACCCCACTGCATACAAAAAGCTTTCTTTACAGTACGAGCTGGTAAAATGCATATTATGCTTCCACATGAGCCAGCTCAGTAATTTGAAGACCACAAGTGTttgtaaatgcacaaaatataaatggcttttattatttataagtagTACCATTGTATTGTTGATTCAGAAAGTATGTAAATCTTTAGGcatcatgaaatattttttttcttgctgaaacAAAATGAACTTTATAGGGTATTGCCGCCTTCTGGGGAGTTTAGATTCTGTGGatataggttttacattttttcaacctatgtaccttttgttttaatatctTCTCAATTGAAATACATAGTGAAACTTGAAGGATGCACTTGGCCATGTTTTTATCAACAACCCTTAGTGAGCTAGTAAATATGTGAGTCAGATCTAGCGGTTCATTCTTGTGCTCGGTGTCTTTCTCCACAGCCGTAACACTGACTCATCTTAGTATTGGGCTGGTGCTGTTCTGCATCTGAATCTCATCTGCTTGATTGATGAAATCTACTATGTAAATCATTGTGTTTGCCACAAGATGGAGCTCACGTATTTACTTGATTCTCAGCATTGATGCAGATTCATTAATATTCTTCCCACCGCCTCTGTTCATAATGTGTCCGGAATATCGGATGTTAAAGACAGACCTGCTTTTAGCTGCACCAAGATAAAATTCTCATATTGCGGTTACCAGCCATTGCTGTGTATTCCATCTAAGGTGCATTAGAtgaagtgtttttatttatcattttcacCCTTTTTTACACAGTGGGAAAAATGTATTCTAGTGTTAATGTGATGTCTCTTCTGTCCTTTGTCTGTCCTGAATTAATTCAATATGATAATTGCACAGATTGCTGTGTGGCTCAGTAGGTAGAATTGCTGCCTTACTGGTAATGATCTGATCTGTTAATACTCCTCCAGAATGTAGTTGCAGTTTTCTCCCACCTTGTCATTTAGTGATCCTGCACTTGTGAGCGGTGCGTTGGGTAAATAGAGGCATAGAGCAGCAGAGCGTCACATAGTTTGCAATTGAttgaatacagtttttttgtgcatttaattGTTGAGACTGCTTATACAGGCCCTAATTTAGTTGTAAGTACAGATCAGCTTAAGTTGAACAATGTGAGCGCTATAAAAGTTTCTTCTGTCTAGTTCTCCAGCAACTGCACTGTTCGGAGGTGATTGGCATTATAGATattaatctacttttaaattacGCTCCTCTCCATGCACACGTAACATCTATTCTCCAGTCCTCACATTCCCCCATTGAGTACATACAGTTTTAAGGTAGCCATAAGAGGGATTATCAGTACTGGACTATGAGGAAAGGGAGGACCATACAGCTGTTGAATCATCTGGTATTTTTTGGAGCCAATCACTCTTTATTTTCCTGTAATAAGACAGATGTTGGATGAccacttttttccttcttttctcaaACATTCATACTCAGGCACATGTGTAAGTTAATAGGAAAACATctcccaaaaaaaaagacattgaaaaggtatttttaggttacatacgagatagggcctgtaggtttgttcttaagttgattttgtatgcaAGTCaaaagaggtacattattttaataaatgcaattaggacagatgtttgtctgaacataatattagacagtgtggtgtcagttacttataaaatcctcagtgtgagttaatcacaaacaaagcaaaataaaaaaaaaataatgcaaaaagaaacaggtgcagagtttgtctggtcattaaagagttacaagggctTGCAGAAgagctaaagatttcttctgcaaatcatgctaACTGCCCcactccccccatcaagcctctgtcctacacaccaacaagcagggaagccccatttgtatcttgGAGTTCTCTATGTTGGATGTCCTAAACTCGGGGACTTGCCTGTACGTTTGTTTCATGGTTACATAACATACCAAAGTACCATGCTCATCATAATGTCAAAATGAAAGGATCTGCTTGCAGTAATCACACGGTCTATGCATGCATTGTATTAATGGTGACCTGGATTCTGCCCCCCTGGAGTAATATAGAACCCAACAGAACACCTCTGCAGCTAACCTAAAGGCAATGCTGGGgattgaaaaaaagtgaatacataACAAGATTCAGGGGAAGTTCTCTGCACAAAAATTTGCCAGAATGTTGAATGGTAACATCAAAGCAAAACGCCACTCATATCATTATGGATATCATTATAAGTTTTTAGTATCGTGTAGTGATGGCATTTCTgcaactaaaaatacatttcttctcctcctgtagGAAGTACAAACAAAGACTATATCTTTATGGTCCTATATAAATAGTCACATCGATGAGTTTACCAATCCTTTTTATGTGAATTATGAGCACCATGTGCTGTATCCAGTTGCCAGCTTGAGCCACTTGGAACTCTGGGTGAATTATTACATAAGGTGGAACCCTCGGACCAGACCTCAGGTATGTGGAGCTTTAGTATTGTACATCCGgtgaaacaaaaatacagaaaccctAAAATTAACCCTAATAATTAAGAAATCGGAGCAGGCTTCTCATGTGTTCAAATGTCATTgtaattgtaaatattatattatagcaGACCATTTCTCATGCAAGGTTTGGAAGTACAGTTCTGCATTTGTAAAGTATTGATCAGTTTGTCATAATATTGTTGCATTGTTATGACCATGCAGCTTTTAACTGttaatttcttttgtttggattaaagttttaaaaaaaaagtacatatatgtCACACATACTTGACATGGAGAGTTTGCAGATTACCGCTGGAAATGCTAATTGTTGCCATTGCAAAACCCTGCAGCACTGCTTTTCTAATAGCTAAACAGTACCTTTCACTAAAAGTATGTTTAATtggcagggctttttttttttaagccagtcaGATAGTGTTCTTATTAttatggaaagaagaaaaaaatctagcTGAACCACAGGAAAAAAGGAATCATTCTGAGTCTTGAAGGAAATGTGTTTTAGCAGATAAATGAGAATAAATGGCAGCGTGATGTGGCTGAAATCACACAGCGGCATTAAAGCACATTGGCTTTCCTATCAAGACTCCCTGTTGCaagtggagataaaaaaaaaaaacagactcatTCAGCAAGAACAAATAGATTCATCACTTAACAGTTTTCAAGGTAATGTGCGTCCTTGAGTGAATAATGCTCAGTGCATTATACAGCCAGACACACACTTTGTAAATAAGAGTAGCCTTTGTGTAAGGAACCTTGTAAAACATCCCCCCTGCCCCCAGCCTGCAGATACAACACATGAATCTGCTCTATCGCTCTTCAGATACATACCACCTTTGTAAGACCGATGGTGTTTGTGTGAAGACATTTTCTTCTAGGTGTCTGATAAACTTGTGTAAAATCCTGCGTCTCTGCCTTTTACCACATATTGATGATAACTGTAGGTTGAGAGAGATTATTGTGTTAACTACAGGAAAGAAAAAGACAACACAGATTTGTTCCAtaagtgcaaatattttattccaaTGGATATCTCCTGATTTATAATTTCCTAAATATGCATCTTGTGATACTTCCTATTGTAGTGTTATGTAAATTCGGTTTAATGGCTTTATATTAGACTTCCCTTCATGCACTGCTGCTCACTTGGGAATTGCAGCGTGCTTGTTCTGCAGGAACCATGGGATTAGTGTGACCTCCAGcaaatattgtacacatattgggcctgattttttaaagctctccagggctggagaggatacactttcatcagaaagaATGGTGATCCAGCAtccctggattggatctggtccaggatccaaaacatttgctagaaaaatcttttccaggtttgctggatcacccaggttcactgatgaaagtgtaatatACTCTCCAGCCATATACAGCTGTAATATATCAGACCCATAG is drawn from Pyxicephalus adspersus chromosome Z, UCB_Pads_2.0, whole genome shotgun sequence and contains these coding sequences:
- the MTMR1 gene encoding phosphatidylinositol-3-phosphate phosphatase MTMR1 isoform X3, yielding MDKLSGLENAGGGGGTAGTSAARKPPRPSAPPSLPGARQPSVETLDSPTGSHVEWCKQLIAATISSQISGSVPAENVSRDYREIQDEHNGYHSETEADQVALRDGNKLAQMEEAPLFPGESIKAIAKDVMYICPFWGAVSGTLTVTDFKMYFKNIERDPPFTLDVPLGVISRVEKIGVQSQGNNSCGIEIVCKDMRNLRLAYKQEEQSKLEIFENLIKHAFPVSNRLPLFAFSYKEKFSVDGWKVYDPTSEYKRQGLPNESWKITKINSNYELCDTYPAVFVVPTSVADDDLARVAAFRAKGRIPVLSWIHPESQATITRCSQPLVGPNDKRCKEDEKYLQAIMDANAQSHKLIIFDARQNSVADTNKAKGGGYESETAYPNAELIFLEIHNIHVMRESLRKLKEIVYPSIDEARWLTNVDGTHWLEYIRMLLAGAVRIADKLESSKTSVVVHCSDGWDRTAQLTSLAMLMLDSYYRTIKGFEVLIEKEWISFGHRFAMRVGHGDDNHADADRSPIFLQFIDCVWQMTNQFPAAFEFNELFLITILDHLYSCLFGTFLHNSEQQRVKEEVQTKTISLWSYINSHIDEFTNPFYVNYEHHVLYPVASLSHLELWVNYYIRWNPRTRPQMPIHQNLKDLLAIRTELQKRVEELQREATTRSVSSSSDRGSSPSHSATPVHTAV
- the MTMR1 gene encoding phosphatidylinositol-3-phosphate phosphatase MTMR1 isoform X4 codes for the protein MDKLSGLENAGGGGGTAGTSAARKPPRPSAPPSLPGARQPSVETLDSPTGSHVEWCKQLIAATISSQISGSVPAENVSRDYREIQDEHNGYHSETEADQALRDGNKLAQMEEAPLFPGESIKAIAKDVMYICPFWGAVSGTLTVTDFKMYFKNIERDPPFTLDVPLGVISRVEKIGVQSQGNNSCGIEIVCKDMRNLRLAYKQEEQSKLEIFENLIKHAFPVSNRLPLFAFSYKEKFSVDGWKVYDPTSEYKRQGLPNESWKITKINSNYELCDTYPAVFVVPTSVADDDLARVAAFRAKGRIPVLSWIHPESQATITRCSQPLVGPNDKRCKEDEKYLQAIMDANAQSHKLIIFDARQNSVADTNKAKGGGYESETAYPNAELIFLEIHNIHVMRESLRKLKEIVYPSIDEARWLTNVDGTHWLEYIRMLLAGAVRIADKLESSKTSVVVHCSDGWDRTAQLTSLAMLMLDSYYRTIKGFEVLIEKEWISFGHRFAMRVGHGDDNHADADRSPIFLQFIDCVWQMTNQFPAAFEFNELFLITILDHLYSCLFGTFLHNSEQQRVKEEVQTKTISLWSYINSHIDEFTNPFYVNYEHHVLYPVASLSHLELWVNYYIRWNPRTRPQMPIHQNLKDLLAIRTELQKRVEELQREATTRSVSSSSDRGSSPSHSATPVHTAV
- the MTMR1 gene encoding phosphatidylinositol-3-phosphate phosphatase MTMR1 isoform X6; protein product: MDKLSGLENAGGGGGTAGTSAARKPPRPSAPPSLPGARQPSVETLDSPTGSHVEWCKQLIAATISSQISGSVPAENVSRDYRALRDGNKLAQMEEAPLFPGESIKAIAKDVMYICPFWGAVSGTLTVTDFKMYFKNIERDPPFTLDVPLGVISRVEKIGVQSQGNNSCGIEIVCKDMRNLRLAYKQEEQSKLEIFENLIKHAFPVSNRLPLFAFSYKEKFSVDGWKVYDPTSEYKRQGLPNESWKITKINSNYELCDTYPAVFVVPTSVADDDLARVAAFRAKGRIPVLSWIHPESQATITRCSQPLVGPNDKRCKEDEKYLQAIMDANAQSHKLIIFDARQNSVADTNKAKGGGYESETAYPNAELIFLEIHNIHVMRESLRKLKEIVYPSIDEARWLTNVDGTHWLEYIRMLLAGAVRIADKLESSKTSVVVHCSDGWDRTAQLTSLAMLMLDSYYRTIKGFEVLIEKEWISFGHRFAMRVGHGDDNHADADRSPIFLQFIDCVWQMTNQFPAAFEFNELFLITILDHLYSCLFGTFLHNSEQQRVKEEVQTKTISLWSYINSHIDEFTNPFYVNYEHHVLYPVASLSHLELWVNYYIRWNPRTRPQMPIHQNLKDLLAIRTELQKRVEELQREATTRSVSSSSDRGSSPSHSATPVHTAV